In Alkalihalobacterium alkalinitrilicum, a genomic segment contains:
- a CDS encoding CBO0543 family protein: MKRINSTISVTFLSVATFISLILLPFDFSLYPLMLLYYNQWTLNSKPTGVFLKLFPFVIPQVIIESIAAKKTKLITWKKGWSWYHSFISLAVKLLLCRSIIGIIRITNKDKISL; this comes from the coding sequence TTGAAGAGGATAAATTCAACAATTTCTGTTACCTTTTTATCTGTAGCCACATTTATTTCATTAATATTATTACCCTTTGATTTCAGTCTTTACCCTTTAATGCTCCTTTATTACAATCAATGGACACTAAATAGCAAGCCAACAGGTGTTTTTTTAAAACTTTTTCCCTTTGTAATACCTCAAGTAATCATAGAGAGTATTGCAGCGAAGAAGACAAAGTTAATTACTTGGAAAAAAGGGTGGTCATGGTATCACTCGTTTATAAGTTTAGCTGTTAAGCTATTATTATGTAGAAGTATTATCGGCATTATTAGGATAACAAACAAAGATAAAATCTCTTTATAA
- a CDS encoding amidase domain-containing protein, whose translation MTDRYEQLKRLIEKRNRMYVDSFRNDEVFLTTDERECLGRKLSSLKTRKSELVNSIVNAQVLGNQTYDGNEKIDYVLHFQHSIKQNNNFYIEEIIQHRQAKFNQNELVDDVEIQVDREGETTPSLERMSNGEETLERWHYDRREAVRYAERWWNNYNPAYKKFGDNCTNFISQCLKAGGAPMTGFPNRSNGWWYQGKNWSFSWSVAHSLRWHLSGAQAGLRGKEMSAASELIPGDVICYDFTGDGRWQHNTIVVAKDENGEPLVNAQTTNSRMRYWKYEDSTAWTPNIKYKFFRITDS comes from the coding sequence ATGACAGATCGGTATGAACAATTAAAGCGTCTAATTGAAAAAAGAAATCGCATGTATGTGGACAGTTTTCGCAATGATGAAGTTTTTTTAACAACGGATGAAAGAGAGTGTTTAGGACGAAAATTAAGTAGCCTGAAAACAAGAAAGAGTGAACTTGTAAATTCTATTGTAAATGCTCAAGTCCTAGGAAACCAAACCTATGATGGCAATGAAAAAATTGACTATGTATTGCATTTTCAACATTCAATAAAACAAAATAACAATTTTTATATAGAAGAAATCATTCAACACCGTCAAGCTAAGTTTAATCAAAACGAGTTAGTAGATGACGTGGAAATACAAGTTGATAGGGAGGGAGAAACAACACCTAGCCTTGAGAGGATGAGCAATGGTGAAGAGACACTAGAACGTTGGCATTATGATCGCAGAGAAGCAGTTAGATATGCTGAAAGATGGTGGAACAATTATAATCCTGCTTATAAAAAGTTTGGAGATAACTGTACCAATTTCATATCTCAGTGTTTGAAAGCGGGAGGTGCACCAATGACGGGTTTTCCAAATCGGTCTAACGGTTGGTGGTATCAAGGCAAGAACTGGAGTTTTAGTTGGTCAGTTGCCCACTCGCTTCGATGGCATTTAAGTGGTGCACAAGCAGGTTTGAGAGGAAAAGAAATGTCTGCGGCGAGTGAATTGATACCAGGTGATGTGATTTGTTATGATTTTACAGGTGATGGCAGGTGGCAACATAACACAATTGTTGTTGCGAAAGATGAAAATGGTGAACCACTTGTAAATGCACAAACAACAAATAGTAGGATGCGCTATTGGAAATATGAGGACTCAACCGCTTGGACTCCAAACATTAAGTATAAATTTTTTCGAATTACAGACTCATAA
- a CDS encoding methylated-DNA--[protein]-cysteine S-methyltransferase: MSAQSTVYYDEMDSPIGTLTISATDQGICHIHFGSTEFSLPILKAWLKKQGIKGELEHNKEKISPAIEQLTEYFLGERNHFQLPIDLYGTGFQKKVWEALRNIGYGETRSYKQIAQAIGAPKAVRAIGGANNQNPIPIIIPCHRVIGSNGAMVGYGGGLDKKEILLQMEGAIEKIS, from the coding sequence ATGTCGGCTCAGTCAACGGTGTATTATGATGAAATGGATAGCCCAATTGGGACTTTAACAATTTCGGCAACCGATCAAGGAATTTGCCACATTCACTTTGGTTCAACAGAATTTAGTTTACCGATCCTTAAGGCATGGTTAAAAAAGCAAGGAATTAAAGGAGAACTTGAACATAATAAAGAAAAGATATCTCCTGCTATTGAGCAATTAACAGAGTATTTTCTAGGTGAGCGTAACCACTTTCAACTGCCAATTGATCTTTATGGAACAGGTTTTCAAAAGAAGGTTTGGGAAGCACTTAGAAACATAGGATACGGAGAGACGCGATCATACAAGCAAATCGCGCAGGCGATTGGTGCACCTAAAGCTGTAAGGGCAATCGGGGGAGCCAATAACCAAAATCCAATTCCAATCATTATCCCGTGCCATCGCGTAATCGGTAGTAATGGCGCAATGGTAGGGTATGGAGGGGGATTAGATAAAAAAGAAATACTCCTTCAGATGGAAGGTGCGATTGAAAAAATTTCATAG
- the queG gene encoding tRNA epoxyqueuosine(34) reductase QueG → MAYAQLKDEIIAYSKSIEIDKIGFTSANPFLTLKDRLTTHRELGYESGFEEPDLLKRVDPKYITPEARSIIAIALAYPSKMQNPPKSIKGERRGTFCRASWGEDYHHILKEKLQLLENFILEKVPNVHMKSMVDTGELSDRAVAERAGIGWSGKNCAIITPEFGSYVYLGEMITSIPFPPDQPLEDQCGSCQRCIDACPTSALVQGGQLNSQKCIAYLTQTKGFLPEQFRTKLGNRLYGCDTCQQVCPENRGKDFRLHGEMEPDPEIAKPLLLPLLSLSNREFKERFGHVSGAWRGKKPIQRNAIIALAHFKEEKAIEPLTELLKKDPRPVIRGTAAWALAIIGGKSVEKQLKYAKDQEKDTDVVGEINRGLEIIAQGP, encoded by the coding sequence ATGGCATATGCCCAGTTAAAAGATGAAATCATTGCATATAGTAAAAGTATTGAAATAGATAAAATTGGCTTTACTAGTGCTAATCCATTTTTGACATTAAAGGATAGACTTACTACCCACCGCGAATTAGGTTATGAATCAGGATTTGAGGAACCAGATTTACTGAAACGGGTTGATCCGAAATATATCACTCCTGAAGCAAGATCAATTATTGCAATTGCCTTAGCATATCCTTCTAAAATGCAAAATCCACCAAAAAGTATTAAAGGTGAAAGAAGGGGGACTTTTTGTAGAGCATCCTGGGGGGAAGATTATCATCACATTTTAAAAGAAAAATTACAGCTCTTAGAAAATTTTATATTAGAGAAAGTACCTAATGTTCATATGAAATCGATGGTTGATACAGGTGAACTTTCGGATCGAGCAGTAGCTGAAAGAGCAGGTATTGGTTGGAGTGGTAAAAATTGTGCAATTATTACACCTGAGTTCGGTAGCTACGTATATTTGGGGGAAATGATAACATCGATTCCATTTCCACCAGATCAACCACTTGAAGACCAGTGCGGTTCATGTCAGCGCTGTATCGATGCTTGCCCTACAAGTGCACTCGTTCAAGGTGGCCAGTTGAATTCTCAAAAGTGCATTGCGTACCTCACACAAACGAAAGGCTTTTTACCTGAACAGTTTCGAACAAAATTAGGAAATCGTTTATATGGGTGTGACACATGTCAACAAGTATGTCCAGAGAATAGAGGAAAAGATTTTCGGCTCCATGGTGAAATGGAACCTGATCCCGAAATTGCTAAACCACTGCTTTTACCATTGTTATCATTGAGTAATCGAGAGTTTAAAGAGCGGTTTGGTCATGTTTCAGGAGCATGGAGAGGAAAAAAACCCATTCAACGAAATGCGATTATTGCGTTAGCCCACTTTAAAGAAGAAAAAGCAATTGAGCCTTTAACTGAACTACTAAAGAAAGATCCACGCCCTGTTATTCGTGGAACCGCAGCATGGGCCTTAGCAATTATTGGTGGCAAATCTGTAGAAAAACAGCTAAAATATGCGAAAGACCAAGAAAAAGACACGGATGTTGTAGGTGAGATAAATAGAGGGCTTGAAATCATCGCTCAAGGGCCATAA
- a CDS encoding B3/4 domain-containing protein, with amino-acid sequence MVQLTIADEVKKLVPQFKIGMITYQPIVVSDSPQMLKGRIRFYQEEMVLQLEDNELHQYPSIAEWRKTFKILNMDPIRYRPSSEALLRRLKKGEFLPSINSAVDINNFLSLRHQIPIGIYDLDQLNGPISIGIGTNKDYYIGINEKKNNMEGKLLSSDNKGPFGSPIVDSKRSIVTEETSQALHLIYLQPSMKESECKLLLQSVGEMFTQIHGGNFQLTIVT; translated from the coding sequence ATGGTGCAGCTAACAATAGCTGATGAAGTTAAAAAACTTGTACCTCAATTCAAAATCGGTATGATTACGTATCAACCAATTGTCGTTTCAGACTCCCCGCAAATGTTAAAAGGAAGAATTCGTTTTTATCAGGAGGAAATGGTACTGCAACTTGAAGATAATGAACTTCATCAATACCCTTCAATTGCTGAATGGCGAAAAACTTTTAAGATACTTAATATGGACCCTATAAGGTATCGGCCATCATCTGAAGCTCTCTTACGAAGGTTGAAAAAAGGGGAATTTTTACCATCTATAAATTCAGCGGTCGATATAAATAATTTCTTGTCTTTACGTCATCAAATTCCAATCGGTATATATGATTTAGACCAGTTAAATGGACCTATTTCCATTGGAATTGGCACTAATAAAGATTATTACATAGGAATTAACGAAAAAAAAAACAATATGGAGGGAAAACTTTTATCTTCTGATAATAAAGGACCTTTTGGTAGTCCGATCGTGGATTCAAAACGCTCCATCGTAACCGAAGAAACATCTCAAGCCCTTCACCTCATTTATCTTCAACCCTCAATGAAGGAAAGCGAATGTAAACTATTACTTCAGTCTGTTGGTGAAATGTTCACTCAAATTCATGGTGGTAACTTTCAACTTACAATCGTCACATAA
- a CDS encoding Dps family protein has translation MSQEKVSIILNKQIANWSVLFVKLHNYHWYVKGPQFFTLHAKFEEFYNEAALHIDELAERLLALRGQPVATMKEYLETASVSEATGNETADEMVSSIIQDFDTLIEELKEGMEAADTLGDETTADMLLAIHQSLEKHNWMLRSFLK, from the coding sequence ATGAGTCAAGAAAAAGTATCTATAATTCTGAATAAGCAAATCGCAAACTGGAGTGTACTGTTCGTTAAACTTCACAATTACCACTGGTATGTTAAAGGACCACAATTTTTCACTCTTCATGCCAAGTTCGAAGAGTTCTATAATGAAGCAGCACTTCATATTGACGAGCTAGCTGAACGATTGTTAGCTCTAAGAGGACAGCCTGTAGCAACAATGAAAGAATACTTAGAAACTGCTTCTGTTTCTGAAGCAACTGGAAATGAAACAGCTGATGAAATGGTGTCTTCAATTATTCAAGATTTTGATACGTTAATTGAGGAATTAAAAGAAGGTATGGAAGCAGCAGACACACTTGGTGATGAAACGACTGCAGATATGCTTCTTGCGATTCACCAATCATTAGAGAAACACAACTGGATGTTACGTTCTTTCTTAAAATAA
- a CDS encoding LysM peptidoglycan-binding and 3D domain-containing protein yields the protein MKKSFISLMTVAAVCGTFSGGAHISAKEVTVEKGDTLWGIAQENNILVDDLKEWNNLSSHLIYPDDQLKVALTEEYLIEKGDTLSYIVEKYEGVTLKELQEWNQLEDPDLIKSGDTLTIYVKGAPYNKKIVTTSLETNENQSIEESNVKVNEQGETKSTTNEKPIVQEQEASAAVDEPIKSQEDTKEDTDVAMELTMTATAYTASCDGCSGITATGINLIDNPDKKVISVDPDVIPLGSKVYVEGYGNAIAGDTGGAIQGNKIDIFIPNKQDAINWGVQEVKVKVFN from the coding sequence ATGAAGAAAAGTTTCATTTCTTTAATGACTGTAGCTGCAGTTTGCGGAACATTTAGTGGAGGGGCTCATATTTCTGCTAAAGAAGTTACCGTTGAAAAAGGAGATACATTATGGGGAATTGCACAAGAGAATAATATATTAGTAGATGACTTAAAAGAATGGAACAACCTATCAAGTCACCTTATCTACCCTGATGACCAGTTAAAAGTGGCGCTCACAGAGGAATACCTTATTGAAAAAGGGGATACATTGTCATATATTGTTGAAAAATATGAAGGAGTTACTTTAAAAGAGTTACAGGAGTGGAACCAGTTAGAAGATCCAGACCTTATTAAATCAGGCGATACGCTAACGATTTATGTAAAAGGCGCCCCTTATAATAAAAAAATCGTGACTACTTCTCTAGAAACAAATGAAAACCAATCTATAGAAGAGAGTAATGTAAAAGTAAACGAACAAGGTGAAACAAAAAGCACTACCAATGAAAAACCAATTGTTCAAGAACAAGAAGCTTCAGCAGCTGTGGACGAGCCTATTAAAAGTCAAGAAGATACAAAAGAAGATACTGACGTAGCTATGGAGTTGACAATGACTGCTACAGCATACACCGCATCTTGTGATGGGTGTTCAGGTATTACAGCAACGGGGATTAATTTAATCGATAACCCTGATAAAAAAGTCATCTCAGTTGACCCCGATGTCATCCCATTAGGGTCAAAAGTTTACGTTGAGGGTTACGGTAATGCCATCGCAGGTGATACTGGCGGTGCCATTCAAGGAAACAAAATTGATATTTTCATTCCAAACAAGCAAGATGCAATCAATTGGGGAGTACAAGAGGTTAAGGTTAAAGTATTTAACTAA
- a CDS encoding ABC transporter permease — protein MWKPLYNHTGSLSRFIVRSDRIRLSIWLPAISLITIITASSFTGLYQSEQERQAIAETMRNPAMTAMVGPGYGLDNYTAGAMMAHQMLLFTAITVAIMNILLVTRHTRADEEEGRIELIRSLPVGRLANVSSSMIVMCIMNILLAIIVGFGLFALQIESIDLQGSLLYGAALGATGIFFMSVTALFAQASENSRGAIGYSFTVLGVSYLIRAVGDVSNETLSWFSPLGWILGTEVYVNNYWWPIVLTMVAAFILMIVALYLNTIRDLGAGFFTAKPGKIHASRFLKNPFGLAIRLQRTAIIAWAIGMFILGASYGSVFGDLESFFASNEMLAEFLTPVEGLSLIDQFLPMLMSVIAMLCTVPALLFMIKLRSEEKKNMTEHLVARAVSRTKLIGSYFLVSIIFGTFMLLLSLVGLWFAAESVMESAISFSTIFNAGLIYLPAIWLMIGVAVFLIGYFPQLTSITWLYLGYSFFVVYLGGLLQFPEWMGKLSPFGHIPQYPIEEVGILNIFILTSIAVIFVFLGFWGYNKRDIEG, from the coding sequence ATGTGGAAGCCTCTTTATAATCATACGGGAAGTTTGTCTCGATTTATTGTAAGAAGTGATCGAATTCGTCTTTCAATTTGGTTACCGGCGATAAGTCTAATAACTATTATTACGGCTTCTTCCTTCACAGGTTTATATCAGTCGGAACAAGAACGACAAGCGATTGCTGAGACGATGAGAAACCCAGCAATGACTGCTATGGTTGGACCTGGATATGGGTTAGATAATTACACTGCAGGAGCCATGATGGCTCATCAAATGTTGCTATTCACAGCGATCACTGTGGCGATTATGAATATCTTACTTGTTACTCGTCATACTCGTGCTGATGAAGAAGAAGGTCGGATTGAACTCATTCGTTCTTTACCTGTGGGAAGGTTAGCGAATGTTAGTTCATCAATGATCGTGATGTGTATTATGAATATACTTTTAGCTATCATCGTTGGTTTTGGATTGTTTGCTTTACAAATAGAAAGTATAGATCTTCAAGGTTCTTTATTATATGGAGCTGCTTTAGGAGCAACGGGTATTTTCTTCATGAGTGTCACAGCATTGTTTGCTCAAGCTTCAGAAAATTCGCGAGGAGCGATAGGATATTCCTTTACGGTGTTAGGTGTATCTTATTTAATCCGTGCTGTAGGAGATGTTAGTAATGAAACCCTTTCTTGGTTTTCACCGCTAGGGTGGATTTTAGGAACAGAAGTGTATGTTAATAATTATTGGTGGCCGATTGTTTTAACGATGGTTGCCGCATTTATTTTAATGATCGTTGCTTTATATTTAAATACGATCCGTGATCTAGGAGCAGGATTTTTCACAGCAAAGCCAGGTAAAATACACGCATCACGCTTTCTGAAAAATCCATTTGGCTTAGCTATTCGGTTACAACGTACAGCTATTATTGCCTGGGCGATTGGTATGTTTATTTTAGGAGCATCCTACGGTTCTGTATTTGGAGATTTAGAGTCATTTTTTGCAAGTAATGAAATGTTAGCTGAATTTTTAACACCAGTAGAAGGACTTTCTTTAATTGATCAATTTTTACCAATGTTAATGTCTGTTATTGCTATGCTTTGTACCGTTCCAGCGCTACTCTTTATGATAAAGCTAAGAAGCGAAGAAAAGAAGAATATGACAGAACATTTAGTAGCAAGAGCAGTTTCTCGTACAAAGTTAATTGGGAGTTATTTTTTAGTTTCCATTATCTTTGGGACCTTCATGTTGTTGCTATCATTGGTTGGTTTATGGTTTGCAGCTGAATCTGTAATGGAAAGCGCTATATCATTTTCTACCATATTTAATGCTGGCCTGATTTATTTGCCAGCGATATGGCTCATGATTGGAGTAGCTGTGTTTTTGATTGGTTACTTCCCACAGCTGACAAGCATTACTTGGTTGTATCTAGGATATTCGTTCTTTGTAGTCTATTTAGGTGGCTTACTTCAATTCCCCGAATGGATGGGGAAGCTATCGCCATTTGGTCATATTCCACAATATCCAATAGAGGAAGTTGGAATTTTGAACATTTTCATCTTAACAAGTATTGCAGTCATTTTCGTTTTCCTCGGTTTCTGGGGGTACAATAAACGTGACATTGAAGGATAA
- a CDS encoding ATP-binding cassette domain-containing protein yields MTILKASNLTKTFGKFKALDGVNLEVNKGEIYGFIGPNGAGKSTAIRVLLGILKATEGKVEIFGKDAWKDAVEIHKRIAYVPGDVNLWPNLTGGEVIDLFMKLRGTHHSIRREELIEMFKLDPSKKCRTYSKGNRQKVALVAAFLADADLYIFDEPTSGLDPLMEKIFQDCVNEAKQAGKSVLLSSHILSEVEKLCDKVGIIREGKVIESGTLQELRHLTRINLLVETKQPMTALSEFKGVHDIEIKDESFSFQVDADELDEVMRYVSQLGIVKLESSPPTLEELFMRHYEGENHSSKTGVGGAE; encoded by the coding sequence ATGACTATACTAAAAGCATCCAATTTAACAAAAACGTTTGGAAAATTTAAAGCATTAGACGGTGTTAATTTGGAGGTCAATAAAGGAGAAATATACGGCTTTATTGGACCAAATGGGGCAGGGAAGTCAACGGCTATTCGTGTTCTACTAGGTATTTTGAAGGCGACTGAGGGGAAAGTTGAAATCTTTGGAAAGGATGCTTGGAAAGATGCGGTCGAAATTCATAAACGAATTGCGTATGTACCTGGAGATGTAAATCTATGGCCCAATTTAACTGGTGGGGAAGTTATTGATTTATTTATGAAACTACGAGGGACGCATCATTCTATTCGACGTGAAGAATTAATCGAAATGTTTAAACTAGATCCATCGAAAAAGTGCCGTACGTATTCTAAAGGTAATCGGCAAAAGGTTGCCTTAGTGGCTGCATTTCTAGCGGATGCCGATCTGTACATTTTTGATGAGCCGACTTCAGGTCTGGATCCTTTAATGGAGAAAATATTTCAAGATTGTGTGAATGAGGCCAAACAAGCTGGGAAAAGTGTCTTGCTTTCTAGTCATATTTTATCTGAAGTAGAAAAGCTGTGTGATAAAGTTGGAATTATTCGGGAAGGCAAAGTAATCGAGTCTGGTACATTGCAAGAGCTACGTCATTTAACAAGAATAAATTTACTCGTGGAGACGAAACAACCGATGACAGCATTAAGTGAATTTAAAGGTGTTCATGATATAGAAATAAAAGACGAGTCATTTTCATTTCAAGTGGATGCAGATGAGTTGGATGAAGTCATGAGATATGTTAGTCAGCTTGGAATAGTGAAGCTAGAAAGCTCACCACCTACATTAGAAGAATTATTTATGCGTCATTATGAAGGAGAGAATCATTCTTCTAAAACAGGAGTAGGAGGGGCCGAATGA
- a CDS encoding TetR/AcrR family transcriptional regulator, translating to MDGFQRRREQKKKDILEAATVLFMEHGIQKVSISEIAKEASVSQVTIYNYFESKHNLIHDTFLYYVNKAVTDFEEVIHSDVPFPDKIKKIIFNKKEVANHIHEEFYQYLMKENSAEGNFIEKIYVEKVIPYFKQLFEDGKNQGFVDPNLSEEAILFYIKMLKDYIQQETVYQKVLPLTEDITNIFFYGICGKKDE from the coding sequence ATGGACGGATTTCAAAGGCGTAGAGAACAGAAGAAAAAAGATATACTAGAAGCAGCCACAGTTCTATTTATGGAGCACGGAATTCAAAAAGTTTCGATTTCAGAAATTGCGAAAGAAGCAAGCGTTTCACAAGTTACAATATATAATTATTTTGAAAGCAAGCATAACTTAATTCATGATACGTTTCTTTATTATGTTAATAAGGCTGTCACTGATTTTGAAGAAGTAATTCATAGTGATGTTCCTTTCCCTGATAAAATCAAGAAAATTATTTTTAATAAAAAAGAAGTAGCAAATCATATCCATGAAGAATTTTATCAATACTTAATGAAAGAAAACTCAGCTGAGGGGAATTTTATCGAGAAGATTTACGTAGAAAAAGTAATCCCTTACTTCAAACAACTATTCGAAGATGGAAAAAACCAAGGATTTGTTGATCCAAATTTATCAGAAGAAGCGATTTTATTTTATATTAAAATGCTAAAAGATTATATCCAACAAGAAACCGTCTACCAAAAAGTCTTGCCACTAACGGAAGATATAACGAACATTTTCTTCTATGGAATTTGTGGAAAAAAAGATGAATGA
- a CDS encoding class II fructose-bisphosphate aldolase, translating to MLVNTLEILKDAQKDKYAVAAFNVYNLETVQAAINVAVKENKPVIIALGERYFPTVDVEGFAAMVHALAAKVPVPVALHLDHAYEKESIIRAIRCGFSSVMYDGSKFDLEENIKHTKEIVEIAHMAGVSVEAEIGSLAKGAYSDEEEGSGTLTDPQSARHFVEETGVDFLAAAIGTVHGMSQGEPKINLELLEKIQEEVAVPLVLHGGSGTPDEIISESINRGICKINVNTEVSMAAVSYLKEYFETNDIVHLSTVMSDVQETIEPVMTKFVQLFSNSKR from the coding sequence ATGCTTGTAAATACGTTAGAAATTTTGAAAGATGCCCAAAAAGACAAATATGCTGTTGCGGCCTTTAATGTTTATAATTTAGAAACGGTTCAAGCCGCTATCAACGTGGCAGTTAAGGAAAATAAACCAGTAATTATTGCACTTGGAGAAAGATATTTTCCAACCGTTGATGTCGAAGGCTTTGCTGCGATGGTACACGCGTTAGCAGCAAAAGTACCAGTGCCAGTAGCACTTCATTTAGATCATGCTTATGAGAAAGAATCGATTATTCGGGCAATCCGTTGTGGATTTTCTTCTGTTATGTATGATGGATCAAAATTCGATTTAGAGGAAAACATTAAACACACGAAGGAAATTGTTGAGATTGCACATATGGCTGGTGTATCAGTAGAAGCGGAAATTGGCTCGCTTGCCAAAGGTGCTTATTCTGATGAGGAGGAAGGTTCAGGAACGCTTACCGATCCTCAATCTGCAAGACACTTTGTCGAGGAGACAGGTGTAGATTTCTTAGCAGCAGCGATTGGGACAGTTCACGGTATGTCTCAAGGTGAACCAAAAATTAACTTAGAGTTACTAGAGAAAATTCAAGAAGAAGTTGCTGTCCCACTTGTGCTTCATGGTGGCTCTGGAACTCCAGACGAAATTATTTCTGAATCGATTAATCGAGGGATTTGTAAAATAAATGTCAATACAGAAGTATCAATGGCAGCGGTATCGTATTTAAAAGAATACTTTGAAACGAACGATATCGTTCATCTTTCTACAGTGATGTCAGATGTGCAAGAAACGATCGAGCCTGTCATGACGAAGTTTGTTCAGTTGTTTTCTAATAGTAAAAGATAA
- a CDS encoding GntP family permease, protein MVTGNLLIVIFILSLAALFFLILKMKLEPFLALIAVALGTAVVIGIPLNEVPGIVAGGFGNTLVGVGILIGLGVIFGTFLAASGAIEKIAQAVLKAFGKEKSPAGLAITGTAVSIPVFFDAAFVILSGLIKSLSKKTGISIVSFVTALGVGLIVSHSMIAPTPGPLIVAENTQSDLGLFILYGIICAIPATLVGGYLYGMFIGKRFNHSGEIEEEVVTSEFTPKKEISTSLSLWMLALPILLILLNTFSKLLFPDTTLSLVLGFIGDKNVALFISVIVAIIVLTPYINKSKQTLYTEAINSAGIILLITGAGGAFGAVINQSGIGDHLITTMQSWSIPVLLLAFIFSQILRASLGSATVALVTTSSILGPLAIDLGVTPILLGLAICAGAIGLSLPNDSGFWVVNKFGKLTIPQTLKAWTVGGFIAGLTALTTVYILSLFSGILPGL, encoded by the coding sequence ATGGTGACAGGAAACTTATTAATTGTCATTTTTATCTTATCGTTAGCAGCACTATTTTTCTTAATTTTAAAAATGAAACTTGAGCCATTCCTCGCATTAATTGCTGTAGCTTTAGGAACAGCAGTTGTAATTGGAATTCCATTAAATGAAGTGCCTGGAATAGTAGCAGGTGGATTTGGTAACACCTTAGTAGGTGTTGGTATATTGATTGGTTTGGGAGTTATTTTCGGAACATTTTTAGCGGCTTCGGGTGCAATCGAAAAGATTGCTCAAGCAGTTTTAAAAGCTTTCGGAAAGGAAAAATCACCTGCAGGTTTAGCGATTACAGGTACAGCTGTATCTATTCCAGTATTCTTTGATGCAGCATTCGTTATTTTAAGTGGTTTAATTAAAAGCTTATCTAAGAAAACAGGCATTTCAATTGTATCGTTTGTTACCGCTTTAGGTGTTGGTTTAATCGTTTCACATAGTATGATCGCACCAACGCCAGGACCGTTAATTGTAGCAGAGAACACACAATCAGATTTAGGGTTATTCATTTTATACGGTATTATTTGTGCCATTCCAGCAACATTAGTCGGTGGATATTTGTATGGGATGTTTATTGGGAAAAGATTTAACCACTCTGGTGAGATTGAAGAAGAGGTTGTAACTTCAGAATTTACACCGAAAAAAGAAATTAGTACTAGTTTATCGTTATGGATGTTAGCTTTACCAATTCTATTAATTTTATTAAACACATTTTCAAAATTATTGTTCCCAGATACAACATTATCATTAGTGTTAGGGTTTATCGGAGATAAAAACGTAGCGTTATTTATCAGTGTTATTGTTGCCATTATTGTATTAACGCCTTATATCAATAAGTCTAAGCAAACTCTTTATACAGAAGCGATTAACTCTGCAGGAATTATTTTATTAATTACTGGTGCAGGTGGAGCGTTTGGGGCTGTAATTAACCAAAGTGGAATTGGTGATCATTTAATTACGACGATGCAAAGTTGGAGCATCCCAGTTCTATTACTAGCCTTTATTTTCTCGCAAATTTTACGTGCTTCATTAGGTTCTGCGACGGTAGCACTTGTAACAACTTCTAGTATTTTAGGACCGCTTGCAATTGATTTAGGTGTGACTCCAATTTTATTAGGTCTTGCGATTTGTGCGGGTGCAATCGGTTTATCATTACCAAATGACTCAGGCTTCTGGGTAGTTAATAAATTTGGTAAATTAACGATCCCACAAACATTGAAAGCATGGACAGTAGGTGGATTTATCGCTGGACTAACAGCGCTTACAACTGTTTATATTTTAAGCTTATTCTCTGGAATTTTACCAGGACTATAA